The Orcinus orca chromosome 1, mOrcOrc1.1, whole genome shotgun sequence DNA window CTGGAAGGGTGTCCCATGTTCCAATGGGGACGGGGGGAGATGATGCTCAAATGTTGAGTTGAAACTGTTGGAACGAAAGCTGCCGACACTTTCCTGAAATTGGGGTGCTCGTTCTTTGTATGGTGCTGTTTTAAAGCCAGTGAGGCCtccgctgcccccacccccaagggATGCCAACTCAGAGGCACTTGAGGGGCCATTGTCAAAAGAGCTGCCTGAGGTGCTCAGATCAAACCAACCCACCCTTGAAGCCTCACGCCCATGTCCTCTATTTCCCTTCCCAGGAACTCGGATGGACTCTACAGTCTGTATTGGCTCCCCTGACATCCTCCTATTGGATGCATTATGATAACCCAAGGTCTCTATAGGGGCCCCCTTTTCTTCCGTACTATCAGGCAAGTCTAAGCAGGAGGAGGAGACTCGGGTCTCTATGCGGTAGTGCTCTTCTTGCTGCTGCTGATCACTGGCTGTCAAGCTGGGCTGGGAGAGGTTTGAGAGACTGACACCATCACTTGAAGTGCCCTTGCTGGGGGCCTGGCCAAAATGTTTATCATCTGAGGGCTTTCGTGAGGCATTTTTAAGCATATTCTTAAACTCAATCGTCGATGTGGTGGAAATGGTGGAGGCCAGGACTTTCTCCACGCCTGACGTGGGTGGGTGGCCCGTGGGAGCAGCAAGGGTATTCTGCGGAGAGAAAAGGGAACGATGTGGAACTGGGTGAGGAGAGTCTGGGTACTGCTTCTGTGGCAAACTGAGATGCCCAGTGGTAGACTGAGACAAGTTATTGTGGTTGGAGTCAGGGGTGAAAAATGAATCATTCTTACTCGGTGATGGTGACCGGTCAGGCCCAGGTTCATTCCCTCTTATGCTGAAGGCACCAAAAAGCCCAGGGGAAGACGAGAGACGGTCACAGTTCTCACTAGAGTCCAGGAGGGCCCTCACAGATGGAGGGAAGGCAGACTTTACCCCAAATTCTTGGCCCCTGTGGCTGTAACTGGACAAGATGGGCTGGTACTCGGTGGTATCAGAAAGCTTGCTTGATTTCAGGATAGATTTGGCTGGTTTCTTCTCTAGGTTCATCATGGCAGAGGGTGGAGGCCCTGAATACTCAAAATCTCGGTAATCTTCATCTTCCTGGAAAGAAGTATCCGGATAGAATTTCTCCTGTGAAGAGTCCATCAGGGAAGATGGTCTCTCCATTCCATCAGAAGGCTGCTTATAGGGTGATTCACTGCCCAGGCCAAAGGGTCGATATGTAGATACAGAATTGGAGAGCTCTCGAGGGTAGCTTTCCTCTCTCCCAGGGGGTGGTGATCTTGTACTGCTGGGTGTTGAGGAACCAGGGCTAATGATCTTAGAAAGCAGGGACATGGTATCTACACTGCTGGATGTGGGCTTGTCCATCATCTCATCCTGGGTGGGTGTCCCACTCCGTTCATCCCGCACAGGGGTTCCATCAATGTTGTCGATTGATGTGCTAGTAGGGCCACGCTGGAAGTCTGAGGGATGGCTTTCTGCTGGGGCACTGGATCCCAAACTGCTCAGGATTGGGATGTTTAAGTTTAACCCACTGAAACCAGGATTACCTTTTAAGAAGTTGTGGATCTTCATTTCCAGGCTTGGGGAGGTGGACTCTGACTCCAGCTTTGGCTTGGAGATCTCTGAAGATTGGCACATGGCAACTTCAGTAGGTGGGGCAGCAGGGCTAGTATTGTGGGTACCTGTAAACCCCAGAGTGTTGGATGGTAGCTTGAAAGTAGAGCTGGGGAGCCCTGGGCTTTGCCCAATTGAGGCCTTGCTGGCTGAAGTTGAAGAGACTTCAGAAGTTGATGAATTAGGGGAATAGCTGAAGCTTTTCGGAATAAAGGATTGGGTATTGGAGGGCAGATTTCTTCCTTTTATGCTAGAGACTGTGGTGTTGGCAGGGGAAGCCGAAGTGCTCTGGGATGCAGCTTCGCTGGATGGAACTGGGTTCCCAGTAACACTCTGAAGTAAAGATGACAGGCCTGTAGAAACAAAGATTAGAGGAGTTAAAAAGAACTCCCTACCTTCCAATGAAAACAATGTAGGCTAATTGGATATTCTTATTCATTCCAGTGGGAACCAGATAGACATTAAAATATGAGATCAAAGGGAATCCAGACCAAACAAGTAATGGCTAAATGTCATAGAAAACATTGGACCTATTTATCAATATAAGAAGAGCAAATTACTGAAATGTTTCTAGTAGTCATGAAACAAGTCCAACATGGCAAAATAAAAGGCAACAGGATGGGGGAGATTTTAGTGTCAGAATCATTCACAGTTTAAACAAGACAAAGCAGGAAAAGAAAGGtgcaaaattacttttaaagtaaCACTTTAAGCCAGTATTTCTTAATGTTTGGTCTGTGGAACTGTTTCTCTAAATGCAAATAGATATTCTGCCCTATCCTTCCTTTCCAACCTCCACAACTGTCTCTAACAAGTTAACCTACACTGTTATTCTCAGGAGAGAGATAGCAATATGCAAATTGCAGGAATTTATTTGAACTGGGATGCTTTTTTCAAGGAGCATCTCTTGCCACACTGGTGTTATCTTTGGGGAAACAGAGCTTTGGTTGTAAAAATTTTAGTTGTAAAATGTAgcaataataaatatacaaacatacaccACAAAGCTTATACAGCTAGACCATTGGGGCACTGATTCTTTCACAAGAAAACATACAATCCCCTTCTTATAGCTTGGAAAATTCAAGGATTATTCAGGCTGACACTGATGAGATTCACCCCCACTCACTGACAGACAAAACCTTCTCAGAAGCACTGAGAAAGAATTCTTTGGGGCAAAGAAGACTAAAGTTCACGAAAGCAAACTGCTCTTGCAGAAAAATGCTTGGAAAAATACTTGATAAAGAGATAACAGAAGGTCCTTATTCAATCACATTTTGGAAAATCTCCTCAATTTCTGATCACAAATGAAAAGTTTATGTATACTTCACCTGAATTTACAGCTTTTAGTCATACATTAAAACTGTTCCTTCATAACGatatgtgaaagaaaataatatttcatatgaTACTTCAATTAATGTTTCTTCAAAATATCAATTTTTATCCTTATTTGCTAAGAGATTTAAGGTCTTAAGAATTTTAAGGTTGCTCCATCCTTGTGACATTTTCAAATCCCATCAACTTCTAAATAATGATGCACGGCTTTTATTACTATCCAGTGTTTGATAATATCCAAATAATTGAaatattatttcagttattatcctcctgaaaaaaaaatccatgtttcaTTTCCAAAAAGGTCCCTGGCTATATAATTTTCCCCTTCCTAACAGTTTGATTTAATTCTTAGTAGTAACTGCTCTTACCAAAACCAGAAGTCTTCAAGCACTAGAAAGTGAGATATGATAatatcatgattttaaaaagatatttcagtATTATCTTTCAGCTGTTGTGAAATAAATTCTTCAGAAGACCATCTTCTTAACAAAGATACTACTCAGATTTCTGGTAATAGGTGAAATAATCTCTTACCgctaaatattaattttcttcaaTCTTAAACCATAGTCTACGGCCTCTGCCTATTGAAGTCATTCTTTTGTGCTGAAATCAGTCAATAAGGGCTGTGGGTGATTCAGAGCAAAGTTCTAAGAGATTTCCTTTATGgtctttgaagaaatgtatcTATTTAAGTTGCCGGACACAGTTCTTTTAAAAGGctaggagaggggcttccctggtggcgcagtggttgagagtccgcctgccgatgcaggggacacgggttcgtgccccggcccgtgagccatggccgctgagcctgtgcgtccggagcctgtgctccgcaacgggagaggtcataacagtgagaggcccgtgtaccgcaaaaataaataaaataaaataaaataaaaataaaaggctagGAGAATTCCACTTTCCATAAGGAACTGAAAGGTGATAAACTGCCCTGTTATTCCACAAAGCTTGTTTCCTGAGATTCccacttttcattttgtcataaCACACCTAGTTCTGTTCAAATTTTGCCTGATGAGAAGGTCCCCATGATACTATTGTTACAATCTGCTGAAAAAAAAGGCTTCTTCTTTAAGATCTAAGTATTATATCTATATAAGAAGTTAAAATACGAGTTCAAAATTTTTACTGTAACTACAGGATGGTGATAGAAGAAGGAGTGGAAAGTAGAAATCATATAAACATGCCAATCTCTCAAACTAATTATCCCTGAAATCAGTAGTATGAGATGCACTGTAGCATCATCATTAATTCTTTTGCGGGTTCCAATATGTAGAGCTGTGGATTACTATTTCACAGTATTTAGTTATGTGTAACAAAATTCTCTTACATGGTAAGACAAAGCTCACTATAATACAGTGCCTGGCGGATACACTTACAGAACAGtttaggaaataagaaaattaacagaTACCTGTACTGCTGCTCTCTATTCATATAAAGCAGGATCTCAGCACCACTGACATTTGGGCGGGATACTTCCTTGTTGTTGGGActgtcctatgcattgtagggttaagcagcatccctggcttccacCCACTAGAGGTATAGCACCCCAACCCCGACCCCAGCTGTGACAAACAAAAAcgtcttcagacattgccaaatgtcccctggaggctcctggttgagaactactgataAAGAGTAAGTCACTATATTGAAGCTGTAATTCACTGCATAATTATACTGAGGTTGGTATCTGGAGGGTCTGAGAACAAAGAGCAAGGTAAGCTTTATGAAAAAATGTTAGAAGCAGATGGTTTTAGCACAAAACAAGATAATTAGCAAAGGTGAAGAGACAGGTTCAAATAAGGTAGCGATAATAGCtaggcagaaaataaaaaaaggtatATCTATAGAGGCCTCTATAAAACAttaggacattaaaaaaagagataatcaTGTCTCATAAGAGTTCTGATAGATTGATCTTTCTTACTGTCTTTAGCTTCAGTTAACATTAAAATGTGTAGAACTCAACATGTACTAACTTATACTAAGAGGTTGGGATACATGGTTTAAGTAAAAGAATACTGGACTCCAGTCAAGAAATGTGGCTTTTAGTCTCAGCTCTTCACTGAACAGACAGATGTGTGATCTTAAGCAGGTCACATCACCTCACTGAGTGTTAATTTCCTCACCTGAGGAGGGTATCGGACTAGAGGACATTTAAAGTCTCTTTCAGCTTTGACATTTCagaattctataaatgtcagtttgtACATGATAAAGAGAATAATGAATTATTCTGAATTATACATTTCATAGCTTTGGATTCCTCAGAAATGGAATCCAGGATTAAGCCAGAGACAAACATTCACGATTCAAGTCCCTCTAGCGCATGTCAGTTTACCTTGCAGTGCAGGGGCTGACTGTGTCTGGGTTTTGGAAAGAGCAGACAGAATGCTCTCTGGGGTGATCTCCACCTTCGAGAGGATATTTGCTAGAGGGTTATGAGATGTTGTCGTGGCAGGTGCAGGTGTTTTCAGACCACTGGTGAGGTTGCTGGGACTTGCAGGAGTTCCTGGAGAAGGTCTTGATGCAGGACTGACCCCTGGTGGCAGAAAGATTAactcaagaaaatgaaattcaaaatgacCTATAAATTCATGATACTTTCCAGTCACTTAATTGAGTATGGTATGTTCAATAGGAATTCTTCTGGGAATGATCCACAAATTGTCCATCTTgtacaaagagaaaatctgaaaattaGATTAAGACTTGCTCCTATCTACTTGGAACACTGTTAAATTAGATAAGtattaagttattttttttcatatgtatttacTACTTTTCAGAGTCCCAATAGAGACCAGAgaacctatttcttttttctctaccaAATGGATCCTACACCTCAGACTCCTCTAAGTGCTCAACAGATATTGCTGGCTAATTATGATCAGACTGGGCCACTGCATAATTCTATGTGATAAGTAAGTTATTTCCTTttgaaatggactttaaaatgagGGTTATATAAGCAATCTTtacatgtttacattttaaaatactgggcTGATTCTTAACATAGGAAAGATGgtatataaagaagaaatgatttttgatttttttaacaatCAAAAATATAGACAGGTatttcacacaaaaaaatgataagcatatgaaagaaattttaacCACATCTTTAATCAAAGGAATGCAAACGAACaatttttttaagactgaatttgacaaagtataaaacaaaacaggttgGAGAGGTTGAGGAACAATGGGAACTTTCATATACTTGGTACATAAAATAGTACGTTTTTTGGAGATCATTTTAGTTATAACATGAAAAGACTTAAAAACCTACATGCAGAATTTTTTGGAGTCTTTATCTTTTAGAAATACTTAGTTATttatgaagaaatgaaataattgggattttcttcaaaataatcagGATTGGATAGGGCATAGCAGAAACAAGATTGGCCATGTGTTTACAGTGTTGAAGATGAGTGATGAGCATGTAGAGGAGCTCTACTTTATTTATCTTCATTaaatcttccattaaaaaaagtcCCATATACTTATCAACCCTTTTAAGAAGGGTTGTGCATAAAATTTTAGCATCAAGGTTGTTCATTACAGTATTCTTTATAACAGCGAAAAACTGGAAACACACTAGATGTTCTGATAATAAAGGCTTACATAAATTATTGAATGCTATTAAATGATATAGCTGAATGTTTAATGACTTACAAAAACATCCATGATATGTAGTTAAATTTTAAGTAGTTGCTTTCAAAAGAGTACAGTTGTCCCTCGGTACCCATGGGGGGTTGGTTTCAGGACTCCTGAATAtatcaaaatctgtggatgctcaagtcccttataaaatggtatagtacttgcatataacctatgcacatccttccatatactttatttatttttgtttgtttgtttgccatgccacatggcttgctggatctttgttccctgatcagggattaaacctgggccatggcagtcaAAGCACcgagacctaaccactggaccgccagggaagtctccgtccttccatatactttaaatcatctctagattactcataatacataatacaatataaatagttgtaaatacaatgtaaatgctatataaatagttgctggGGCATGATaagttcaagttttgctttttggaactttctgaaaaaagttttcccccaaatattttcaatccatggttggttgaatccttggatgTGGAACCTGCAGATGCAGAACCGGTGAATATGGAGGACCGACTGTATACGCAATATGCTTcaattactgaaagaaaaattattactaacattttatttcccaaaacacacacacacacacacacacatacacgcacacttGTAAGGTTAAACACAAGTGGTTTCCTTTGGGATGGCAGAAttatggatattttattcttttaacttatcttctaatttttctatGATGACCACGTAgcggtatgtatgtatgtatgtatgtatttattaattatggctgcactgggtcttagctgcggcatgcatgtgggatctagctccccgaccagggatggaacacaggccccctgcactgggagcgtggagtcttacccactggaccgccagggaaatccctatttttattttttaattaaaaagttacttttaattaaaaaaacaaaacaaaacccagactgATGGTTCAATTAGAAAGGTGGAAATAAGCCTTTTATCTTCTTTACTAGGGCTACTTACCAGTATTTTTCATGACTGATGTCAGGCTGCTAAGGATGGAACTGATCTTTGCCAGATCCACATTAGCCAGGTTTGGCAAAGCCAGTGCTGGAGtaggggagagaagagaagtaTTCACAGGCTTTGGAAGAGGTGGGGTTGCTGTCATGGTCACAGGCACTGGAGTGCATGAAGAGGCCTTTGAGATACTTTCTGTTGGCTTTGTAGGTACAGCAGTGGATACAGCTGACTTCTCCACAGGttttt harbors:
- the RPRD2 gene encoding regulation of nuclear pre-mRNA domain-containing protein 2 isoform X2, whose protein sequence is MAAGGGGGGSKASSSSASSAGALESSLDRKFQSVTNTMESIQGLSSWCIENKKHHTTIVYHWMKWLRRSAYPHRLNLFYLANDVIQNCKRKNAIIFRESFADVLPEAAALVKDPSVSKSIERIFKIWEDRNVYPEEMIMALREALSTTFKTQKQLKENLNKQPNKQWKKSQTSTNPKAALKSKIVAEFRSQALIEELLLYKRSEDQIELKEKQLSTMRVDVCSTETLKCLKDKTGGKKFSKEFEEASAKLEEFVNGLDKQVKNGPSLTEALENAGIFYEAQYKEVKVVANAYKTFANRVNNLKKKLDQLKSTLPDPEESPVPSPSMDAPSPTGSESPFQGMGGEESQSPTMESEKSATPEPATDNRDVEDMELSDVEDDGSKIIEDRKEKPVEKSAVSTAVPTKPTESISKASSCTPVPVTMTATPPLPKPVNTSLLSPTPALALPNLANVDLAKISSILSSLTSVMKNTGVSPASRPSPGTPASPSNLTSGLKTPAPATTTSHNPLANILSKVEITPESILSALSKTQTQSAPALQGLSSLLQSVTGNPVPSSEAASQSTSASPANTTVSSIKGRNLPSNTQSFIPKSFSYSPNSSTSEVSSTSASKASIGQSPGLPSSTFKLPSNTLGFTGTHNTSPAAPPTEVAMCQSSEISKPKLESESTSPSLEMKIHNFLKGNPGFSGLNLNIPILSSLGSSAPAESHPSDFQRGPTSTSIDNIDGTPVRDERSGTPTQDEMMDKPTSSSVDTMSLLSKIISPGSSTPSSTRSPPPGREESYPRELSNSVSTYRPFGLGSESPYKQPSDGMERPSSLMDSSQEKFYPDTSFQEDEDYRDFEYSGPPPSAMMNLEKKPAKSILKSSKLSDTTEYQPILSSYSHRGQEFGVKSAFPPSVRALLDSSENCDRLSSSPGLFGAFSIRGNEPGPDRSPSPSKNDSFFTPDSNHNNLSQSTTGHLSLPQKQYPDSPHPVPHRSLFSPQNTLAAPTGHPPTSGVEKVLASTISTTSTIEFKNMLKNASRKPSDDKHFGQAPSKGTSSDGVSLSNLSQPSLTASDQQQQEEHYRIETRVSSSCLDLPDSTEEKGAPIETLGYHNASNRRMSGEPIQTVESIRVPGKGNRGHGREASRVGWFDLSTSGSSFDNGPSSASELASLGGGGSGGLTGFKTAPYKERAPQFQESVGSFRSNSFNSTFEHHLPPSPLEHGTPFQREPVGPSSAPPAPPKDHGGIFSRDAPTHLPSVDLSNPFTKEAALAHAAPPPPGEHSGVPFPTPPPPPPPGEHSSSGGSGVPFSTPPPPPPPVDHSGVVPFPTPPLAEHGVAGAVAVFPKDHSSLLQGTLADHFGVLPGPRDHGGPTQRDLNGPGLSRVRESLSLPSLSLEHLGPAHGGGGGGGSSNSSGPPLGPSHRDAISRSGMILRSPRPDFRPREPFLSRDPFHSLKRPRPPFARGPPFFAPKRPFFPPRY
- the RPRD2 gene encoding regulation of nuclear pre-mRNA domain-containing protein 2 isoform X1 codes for the protein MAAGGGGGGSKASSSSASSAGALESSLDRKFQSVTNTMESIQGLSSWCIENKKHHTTIVYHWMKWLRRSAYPHRLNLFYLANDVIQNCKRKNAIIFRESFADVLPEAAALVKDPSVSKSIERIFKIWEDRNVYPEEMIMALREALSTTFKTQKQLKENLNKQPNKQWKKSQTSTNPKAALKSKIVAEFRSQALIEELLLYKRSEDQIELKEKQLSTMRVDVCSTETLKCLKDKTGGKKFSKEFEEASAKLEEFVNGLDKQVKNGPSLTEALENAGIFYEAQYKEVKVVANAYKTFANRVNNLKKKLDQLKSTLPDPEESPVPSPSMDAPSPTGSESPFQGMGGEESQSPTMESEKSATPEPATDNRDVEDMELSDVEDDGSKIIVEDRKEKPVEKSAVSTAVPTKPTESISKASSCTPVPVTMTATPPLPKPVNTSLLSPTPALALPNLANVDLAKISSILSSLTSVMKNTGVSPASRPSPGTPASPSNLTSGLKTPAPATTTSHNPLANILSKVEITPESILSALSKTQTQSAPALQGLSSLLQSVTGNPVPSSEAASQSTSASPANTTVSSIKGRNLPSNTQSFIPKSFSYSPNSSTSEVSSTSASKASIGQSPGLPSSTFKLPSNTLGFTGTHNTSPAAPPTEVAMCQSSEISKPKLESESTSPSLEMKIHNFLKGNPGFSGLNLNIPILSSLGSSAPAESHPSDFQRGPTSTSIDNIDGTPVRDERSGTPTQDEMMDKPTSSSVDTMSLLSKIISPGSSTPSSTRSPPPGREESYPRELSNSVSTYRPFGLGSESPYKQPSDGMERPSSLMDSSQEKFYPDTSFQEDEDYRDFEYSGPPPSAMMNLEKKPAKSILKSSKLSDTTEYQPILSSYSHRGQEFGVKSAFPPSVRALLDSSENCDRLSSSPGLFGAFSIRGNEPGPDRSPSPSKNDSFFTPDSNHNNLSQSTTGHLSLPQKQYPDSPHPVPHRSLFSPQNTLAAPTGHPPTSGVEKVLASTISTTSTIEFKNMLKNASRKPSDDKHFGQAPSKGTSSDGVSLSNLSQPSLTASDQQQQEEHYRIETRVSSSCLDLPDSTEEKGAPIETLGYHNASNRRMSGEPIQTVESIRVPGKGNRGHGREASRVGWFDLSTSGSSFDNGPSSASELASLGGGGSGGLTGFKTAPYKERAPQFQESVGSFRSNSFNSTFEHHLPPSPLEHGTPFQREPVGPSSAPPAPPKDHGGIFSRDAPTHLPSVDLSNPFTKEAALAHAAPPPPGEHSGVPFPTPPPPPPPGEHSSSGGSGVPFSTPPPPPPPVDHSGVVPFPTPPLAEHGVAGAVAVFPKDHSSLLQGTLADHFGVLPGPRDHGGPTQRDLNGPGLSRVRESLSLPSLSLEHLGPAHGGGGGGGSSNSSGPPLGPSHRDAISRSGMILRSPRPDFRPREPFLSRDPFHSLKRPRPPFARGPPFFAPKRPFFPPRY
- the RPRD2 gene encoding regulation of nuclear pre-mRNA domain-containing protein 2 isoform X4: MAAGGGGGGSKASSSSASSAGALESSLDRKFQSVTNTMESIQGLSSWCIENKKHHTTIVYHWMKWLRRSAYPHRLNLFYLANDVIQNCKRKNAIIFRESFADVLPEAAALVKDPSVSKSIERIFKIWEDRNVYPEEMIMALREALTSTNPKAALKSKIVAEFRSQALIEELLLYKRSEDQIELKEKQLSTMRVDVCSTETLKCLKDKTGGKKFSKEFEEASAKLEEFVNGLDKQVKNGPSLTEALENAGIFYEAQYKEVKVVANAYKTFANRVNNLKKKLDQLKSTLPDPEESPVPSPSMDAPSPTGSESPFQGMGGEESQSPTMESEKSATPEPATDNRDVEDMELSDVEDDGSKIIVEDRKEKPVEKSAVSTAVPTKPTESISKASSCTPVPVTMTATPPLPKPVNTSLLSPTPALALPNLANVDLAKISSILSSLTSVMKNTGVSPASRPSPGTPASPSNLTSGLKTPAPATTTSHNPLANILSKVEITPESILSALSKTQTQSAPALQGLSSLLQSVTGNPVPSSEAASQSTSASPANTTVSSIKGRNLPSNTQSFIPKSFSYSPNSSTSEVSSTSASKASIGQSPGLPSSTFKLPSNTLGFTGTHNTSPAAPPTEVAMCQSSEISKPKLESESTSPSLEMKIHNFLKGNPGFSGLNLNIPILSSLGSSAPAESHPSDFQRGPTSTSIDNIDGTPVRDERSGTPTQDEMMDKPTSSSVDTMSLLSKIISPGSSTPSSTRSPPPGREESYPRELSNSVSTYRPFGLGSESPYKQPSDGMERPSSLMDSSQEKFYPDTSFQEDEDYRDFEYSGPPPSAMMNLEKKPAKSILKSSKLSDTTEYQPILSSYSHRGQEFGVKSAFPPSVRALLDSSENCDRLSSSPGLFGAFSIRGNEPGPDRSPSPSKNDSFFTPDSNHNNLSQSTTGHLSLPQKQYPDSPHPVPHRSLFSPQNTLAAPTGHPPTSGVEKVLASTISTTSTIEFKNMLKNASRKPSDDKHFGQAPSKGTSSDGVSLSNLSQPSLTASDQQQQEEHYRIETRVSSSCLDLPDSTEEKGAPIETLGYHNASNRRMSGEPIQTVESIRVPGKGNRGHGREASRVGWFDLSTSGSSFDNGPSSASELASLGGGGSGGLTGFKTAPYKERAPQFQESVGSFRSNSFNSTFEHHLPPSPLEHGTPFQREPVGPSSAPPAPPKDHGGIFSRDAPTHLPSVDLSNPFTKEAALAHAAPPPPGEHSGVPFPTPPPPPPPGEHSSSGGSGVPFSTPPPPPPPVDHSGVVPFPTPPLAEHGVAGAVAVFPKDHSSLLQGTLADHFGVLPGPRDHGGPTQRDLNGPGLSRVRESLSLPSLSLEHLGPAHGGGGGGGSSNSSGPPLGPSHRDAISRSGMILRSPRPDFRPREPFLSRDPFHSLKRPRPPFARGPPFFAPKRPFFPPRY
- the RPRD2 gene encoding regulation of nuclear pre-mRNA domain-containing protein 2 isoform X3; translated protein: MINWGYRFLERTQEKCHLHHIASRVSCQHDLSLMMLTLITWLRQYLSPAYPHRLNLFYLANDVIQNCKRKNAIIFRESFADVLPEAAALVKDPSVSKSIERIFKIWEDRNVYPEEMIMALREALSTTFKTQKQLKENLNKQPNKQWKKSQTSTNPKAALKSKIVAEFRSQALIEELLLYKRSEDQIELKEKQLSTMRVDVCSTETLKCLKDKTGGKKFSKEFEEASAKLEEFVNGLDKQVKNGPSLTEALENAGIFYEAQYKEVKVVANAYKTFANRVNNLKKKLDQLKSTLPDPEESPVPSPSMDAPSPTGSESPFQGMGGEESQSPTMESEKSATPEPATDNRDVEDMELSDVEDDGSKIIVEDRKEKPVEKSAVSTAVPTKPTESISKASSCTPVPVTMTATPPLPKPVNTSLLSPTPALALPNLANVDLAKISSILSSLTSVMKNTGVSPASRPSPGTPASPSNLTSGLKTPAPATTTSHNPLANILSKVEITPESILSALSKTQTQSAPALQGLSSLLQSVTGNPVPSSEAASQSTSASPANTTVSSIKGRNLPSNTQSFIPKSFSYSPNSSTSEVSSTSASKASIGQSPGLPSSTFKLPSNTLGFTGTHNTSPAAPPTEVAMCQSSEISKPKLESESTSPSLEMKIHNFLKGNPGFSGLNLNIPILSSLGSSAPAESHPSDFQRGPTSTSIDNIDGTPVRDERSGTPTQDEMMDKPTSSSVDTMSLLSKIISPGSSTPSSTRSPPPGREESYPRELSNSVSTYRPFGLGSESPYKQPSDGMERPSSLMDSSQEKFYPDTSFQEDEDYRDFEYSGPPPSAMMNLEKKPAKSILKSSKLSDTTEYQPILSSYSHRGQEFGVKSAFPPSVRALLDSSENCDRLSSSPGLFGAFSIRGNEPGPDRSPSPSKNDSFFTPDSNHNNLSQSTTGHLSLPQKQYPDSPHPVPHRSLFSPQNTLAAPTGHPPTSGVEKVLASTISTTSTIEFKNMLKNASRKPSDDKHFGQAPSKGTSSDGVSLSNLSQPSLTASDQQQQEEHYRIETRVSSSCLDLPDSTEEKGAPIETLGYHNASNRRMSGEPIQTVESIRVPGKGNRGHGREASRVGWFDLSTSGSSFDNGPSSASELASLGGGGSGGLTGFKTAPYKERAPQFQESVGSFRSNSFNSTFEHHLPPSPLEHGTPFQREPVGPSSAPPAPPKDHGGIFSRDAPTHLPSVDLSNPFTKEAALAHAAPPPPGEHSGVPFPTPPPPPPPGEHSSSGGSGVPFSTPPPPPPPVDHSGVVPFPTPPLAEHGVAGAVAVFPKDHSSLLQGTLADHFGVLPGPRDHGGPTQRDLNGPGLSRVRESLSLPSLSLEHLGPAHGGGGGGGSSNSSGPPLGPSHRDAISRSGMILRSPRPDFRPREPFLSRDPFHSLKRPRPPFARGPPFFAPKRPFFPPRY
- the RPRD2 gene encoding regulation of nuclear pre-mRNA domain-containing protein 2 isoform X5; this translates as MAAGGGGGGSKASSSSASSAGALESSLDRKFQSVTNTMESIQGLSSWCIENKKHHTTIVYHWMKWLRRSAYPHRLNLFYLANDVIQNCKRKNAIIFRESFADVLPEAAALVKDPSVSKSIERIFKIWEDRNVYPEEMIMALREALSTTFKTQKQLKENLNKQPNKQWKKSQTSTNPKAALKSKIVAEFRSQALIEELLLYKRSEDQIELKEKQLSTMRVDVCSTETLKCLKDKTGGKKFSKEFEEASAKLEEFVNGLDKQVKNGPSLTEALENAGIFYEAQYKEVKVVANAYKTFANRVNNLKKKLDQLKSTLPDPEESPVPSPSMDAPSPTGSESPFQGMGGEESQSPTMESEKSATPEPATDNRDVEDMELSDVEDDGSKIIVEDRKEKPVEKSAVSTAVPTKPTESISKASSCTPVPVTMTATPPLPKPVNTSLLSPTPALALPNLANVDLAKISSILSSLTSVMKNTGVSPASRPSPGTPASPSNLTSGLKTPAPATTTSHNPLANILSKVEITPESILSALSKTQTQSAPALQGLSSLLQSVTGNPVPSSEAASQSTSASPANTTVSSIKGRNLPSNTQSFIPKSFSYSPNSSTSEVSSTSASKASIGQSPGLPSSTFKLPSNTLGFTGTHNTSPAAPPTEVAMCQSSEISKPKLESESTSPSLEMKIHNFLKGNPGFSGLNLNIPILSSLGSSAPAESHPSDFQRGPTSTSIDNIDGTPVRDERSGTPTQDEMMDKPTSSSVDTMSLLSKIISPGSSTPSSTRSPPPGREESYPRELSNSVSTYRPFGLGSESPYKQPSDGMERPSSLMDSSQEKFYPDTSFQEDEDYRDFEYSGPPPSAMMNLEKKPAKSILKSSKLSDTTEYQPILSSYSHRGQEFGVKSAFPPSVRALLDSSENCDRLSSSPGLFGAFSIRGNEPGPDRSPSPKYPCCSHGPPTHVRRGESPGLHHFHHIDD